A window from Bubalus kerabau isolate K-KA32 ecotype Philippines breed swamp buffalo chromosome 5, PCC_UOA_SB_1v2, whole genome shotgun sequence encodes these proteins:
- the DDX59 gene encoding probable ATP-dependent RNA helicase DDX59 isoform X1, producing MFVPRSLKIKRNANDDSGNCVAKKVKAEAEDRGLDAGGDGLADASGTKEAAAAAHQGAQPHLLPGPTGPVSEGTLPDSEPGTQAGDLPEEPVKSFSKTQRQAEPGEPICVVCGRYGEYVCDETDEDVCSLECKAKHLLQVRGAEAVSEPSRPQKAGSEPAAPGLAPYVYTEHAFVAHLREDQIENLRRQLGITVRGRGVPRPIVDFEHCGFPEALNRNLKASGYEVPTPIQMQMIPVGLLGRDVLASADTGSGKTAAFLLPVIVRALSQSKSPSGLVLTPTRELAIQIERQAKKLMSGLPCLRTALLVGGLPAPPQRHRLRQRIQVIIATPGRLLDIIKQRSVELGSIKIVVVDEADTMLKMGFQQQVLDVLEQLPHDCQTVLASATIPASVEQLACQLLRDPVAITAGERNLPCPSVRQIVLWVEEPAKKKKLFEILNDKKLFKPPVLVFVDCKLGADLLSEAVQKITGLKSTSVHSDKTQMERKDVLKGLLEGDYDVVVSTGVLGRGLDLVSVKLVVNFDMPSSMDEYVHQIGRVGRLGQHGTAITFINNNSKRLFWDIAKRVKPTGSLLPPQLLNSPYLHDQKRKEQQKDRQTQDDLVTGANLMDIIRKHDRSNAQK from the exons ATGTTCGTTCCAAGATCCCTGAAAATCAAGCGGAACGCTAACGATGACAGTGGAAATTGTGTAGCCAAGAAAGTCAAAGCCGAGGCAGAAGACCGGGGGCTGGATGCAGGTGGGGACGGTCTTGCCGATGCCTCGGGTACCAAAGAGGCTGCCGCAGCGGCCCACCAAGGGGCCCAGCCGCACCTTCTCCCCGGGCCTACTGGCCCGGTGTCTGAAGGGACTCTGCCTGACTCCGAGCCAGGGACACAGGCTGGCGATCTCCCCGAAGAGCCGGTGAAGTCCTTCTCCAAAACCCAGCGGCAGGCCGAGCCCGGGGAGCCGATATGCGTGGTGTGCGGGCGGTACGGCGAGTACGTGTGCGACGAGACGGACGAAGACGTGTGCAGCCTGGAGTGTAAAGCCAAGCACCTGCTGcaggtgaggggcgcggaggcgGTGTCCGAGCCGAGCCGCCCCCAGAAAGCGGGCTCTGAGCCGGCAGCGCCGGGCCTTGCCCCCTACGTCTACACCGAGCACGCCTTCGTCGCGCACCTTCGGGAGGACCAGATTGAGAACCTCAGGCGGCAGCTGGGGATCACGGTCCGAGGCCGAGGCGTCCCCAGGCCCATTGTTGACTTTGAGCACTGCGGCTTCCCCGAGGCCCTAAACCGCAACCTCAAGGCCTCCGGTTACGAGGTGCCCACCCCCATCCAGATGCAGATGATTCCGGTGGGCCTTCTGGGCAGAGACGTGCTGGCCAGCGCGGACACCGGCTCCGGAAAAACGGCCGCCTTCCTACTTCCAGTCATCGTGCGAGCTCTGTCTCAG AGCAAATCGCCGTCAGGGCTGGTCCTCACGCCCACGCGGGAGCTGGCCATCCAGATCGAGCGGCAAGCCAAGAAGCTGATGAGTGGCCTGCCCTGCCTGAGGACCGCGCTCCTGGTGGGAGGCCTGCCCGCGCCCCCCCAGCGGCACCGCCTGCGCCAGCGCATTCAG gtTATCATAGCAACTCCTGGGCGACTTCTGGATATAATAAAGCAGAGATCTGTAGAACTCGGCAGTATAAAAATTGTAGTAGTGGATGAA GCTGACACCATGTTGAAGATGGGCTTTCAGCAGCAAGTGCTTGACGTTCTGGAGCAGCTGCCTCACGACTGTCAGACCGTCCTGGCATCGGCCACGATCCCGGCCAGTGTAGAGCAGCTCGCCTGCCAGCTCCTGCGAGACCCCGTGGCGATCACCGCCGGGGAGAGGAACCTGCCCTGCCCCAGCGTGCGCCAGATCGTCCTGTGGGTGGAAGagccagccaaaaagaaaaaactgtttgaaatCTTGAAC GATAAGAAACTCTTTAAGCCTCCAGTGTTAGTTTTTGTGGACTGCAAGCTGGGAGCAGATCTGCTGAGCGAGGCCGTGCAGAAAATCACGGGTCTGAAGAGCACCTCTGTACACTCGGATAAGACTCAGATGGAGAGGAAGGACGTACTGAAG GGGCTGCTCGAAGGAGACTATGACGTTGTGGTGAGCACAGGGGTCCTGGGAAGAGGCCTGGACTTGGTCAGTGTCAAGCTGGTTGTCAATTTCGACATGCCCTCCAGCATGGACGAGTACGTGCATCAG ATTGGAAGAGTGGGGCGATTAGGTCAACATGGAACAGCGATCACGTTCATCAATAACAACTCGAAAAGACTCTTCTGGGACATTGCAAAACGTGTGAAACCCACAGGGTCCCTTCTCCCCCCACAGCTGTTAAATTCCCCTTACCTTCACGACCAGAAGAGAAAGGAACagcagaaagacagacagacacaggacGATCTGGTTACGGGGGCCAATCTTATGGACATTATTAGAAAGCACGATAGAAGTAATGCTCAGAAGTGA
- the DDX59 gene encoding probable ATP-dependent RNA helicase DDX59 isoform X2: protein MFVPRSLKIKRNANDDSGNCVAKKVKAEAEDRGLDAGGDGLADASGTKEAAAAAHQGAQPHLLPGPTGPVSEGTLPDSEPGTQAGDLPEEPVKSFSKTQRQAEPGEPICVVCGRYGEYVCDETDEDVCSLECKAKHLLQVRGAEAVSEPSRPQKAGSEPAAPGLAPYVYTEHAFVAHLREDQIENLRRQLGITVRGRGVPRPIVDFEHCGFPEALNRNLKASGYEVPTPIQMQMIPVGLLGRDVLASADTGSGKTAAFLLPVIVRALSQSKSPSGLVLTPTRELAIQIERQAKKLMSGLPCLRTALLVGGLPAPPQRHRLRQRIQADTMLKMGFQQQVLDVLEQLPHDCQTVLASATIPASVEQLACQLLRDPVAITAGERNLPCPSVRQIVLWVEEPAKKKKLFEILNDKKLFKPPVLVFVDCKLGADLLSEAVQKITGLKSTSVHSDKTQMERKDVLKGLLEGDYDVVVSTGVLGRGLDLVSVKLVVNFDMPSSMDEYVHQIGRVGRLGQHGTAITFINNNSKRLFWDIAKRVKPTGSLLPPQLLNSPYLHDQKRKEQQKDRQTQDDLVTGANLMDIIRKHDRSNAQK, encoded by the exons ATGTTCGTTCCAAGATCCCTGAAAATCAAGCGGAACGCTAACGATGACAGTGGAAATTGTGTAGCCAAGAAAGTCAAAGCCGAGGCAGAAGACCGGGGGCTGGATGCAGGTGGGGACGGTCTTGCCGATGCCTCGGGTACCAAAGAGGCTGCCGCAGCGGCCCACCAAGGGGCCCAGCCGCACCTTCTCCCCGGGCCTACTGGCCCGGTGTCTGAAGGGACTCTGCCTGACTCCGAGCCAGGGACACAGGCTGGCGATCTCCCCGAAGAGCCGGTGAAGTCCTTCTCCAAAACCCAGCGGCAGGCCGAGCCCGGGGAGCCGATATGCGTGGTGTGCGGGCGGTACGGCGAGTACGTGTGCGACGAGACGGACGAAGACGTGTGCAGCCTGGAGTGTAAAGCCAAGCACCTGCTGcaggtgaggggcgcggaggcgGTGTCCGAGCCGAGCCGCCCCCAGAAAGCGGGCTCTGAGCCGGCAGCGCCGGGCCTTGCCCCCTACGTCTACACCGAGCACGCCTTCGTCGCGCACCTTCGGGAGGACCAGATTGAGAACCTCAGGCGGCAGCTGGGGATCACGGTCCGAGGCCGAGGCGTCCCCAGGCCCATTGTTGACTTTGAGCACTGCGGCTTCCCCGAGGCCCTAAACCGCAACCTCAAGGCCTCCGGTTACGAGGTGCCCACCCCCATCCAGATGCAGATGATTCCGGTGGGCCTTCTGGGCAGAGACGTGCTGGCCAGCGCGGACACCGGCTCCGGAAAAACGGCCGCCTTCCTACTTCCAGTCATCGTGCGAGCTCTGTCTCAG AGCAAATCGCCGTCAGGGCTGGTCCTCACGCCCACGCGGGAGCTGGCCATCCAGATCGAGCGGCAAGCCAAGAAGCTGATGAGTGGCCTGCCCTGCCTGAGGACCGCGCTCCTGGTGGGAGGCCTGCCCGCGCCCCCCCAGCGGCACCGCCTGCGCCAGCGCATTCAG GCTGACACCATGTTGAAGATGGGCTTTCAGCAGCAAGTGCTTGACGTTCTGGAGCAGCTGCCTCACGACTGTCAGACCGTCCTGGCATCGGCCACGATCCCGGCCAGTGTAGAGCAGCTCGCCTGCCAGCTCCTGCGAGACCCCGTGGCGATCACCGCCGGGGAGAGGAACCTGCCCTGCCCCAGCGTGCGCCAGATCGTCCTGTGGGTGGAAGagccagccaaaaagaaaaaactgtttgaaatCTTGAAC GATAAGAAACTCTTTAAGCCTCCAGTGTTAGTTTTTGTGGACTGCAAGCTGGGAGCAGATCTGCTGAGCGAGGCCGTGCAGAAAATCACGGGTCTGAAGAGCACCTCTGTACACTCGGATAAGACTCAGATGGAGAGGAAGGACGTACTGAAG GGGCTGCTCGAAGGAGACTATGACGTTGTGGTGAGCACAGGGGTCCTGGGAAGAGGCCTGGACTTGGTCAGTGTCAAGCTGGTTGTCAATTTCGACATGCCCTCCAGCATGGACGAGTACGTGCATCAG ATTGGAAGAGTGGGGCGATTAGGTCAACATGGAACAGCGATCACGTTCATCAATAACAACTCGAAAAGACTCTTCTGGGACATTGCAAAACGTGTGAAACCCACAGGGTCCCTTCTCCCCCCACAGCTGTTAAATTCCCCTTACCTTCACGACCAGAAGAGAAAGGAACagcagaaagacagacagacacaggacGATCTGGTTACGGGGGCCAATCTTATGGACATTATTAGAAAGCACGATAGAAGTAATGCTCAGAAGTGA
- the DDX59 gene encoding probable ATP-dependent RNA helicase DDX59 isoform X6, translating to MFVPRSLKIKRNANDDSGNCVAKKVKAEAEDRGLDAGGDGLADASGTKEAAAAAHQGAQPHLLPGPTGPVSEGTLPDSEPGTQAGDLPEEPVKSFSKTQRQAEPGEPICVVCGRYGEYVCDETDEDVCSLECKAKHLLQVRGAEAVSEPSRPQKAGSEPAAPGLAPYVYTEHAFVAHLREDQIENLRRQLGITVRGRGVPRPIVDFEHCGFPEALNRNLKASGYEVPTPIQMQMIPVGLLGRDVLASADTGSGKTAAFLLPVIVRALSQSKSPSGLVLTPTRELAIQIERQAKKLMSGLPCLRTALLVGGLPAPPQRHRLRQRIQVIIATPGRLLDIIKQRSVELGSIKIVVVDEADTMLKMGFQQQVLDVLEQLPHDCQTVLASATIPASVEQLACQLLRDPVAITAGERNLPCPSVRQIVLWVEEPAKKKKLFEILNDKKLFKPPVLVFVDCKLGADLLSEAVQKITGLKSTSVHSDKTQMERKDVLKRWCSHSMEEGVRRKGLNDRKPLTIRSA from the exons ATGTTCGTTCCAAGATCCCTGAAAATCAAGCGGAACGCTAACGATGACAGTGGAAATTGTGTAGCCAAGAAAGTCAAAGCCGAGGCAGAAGACCGGGGGCTGGATGCAGGTGGGGACGGTCTTGCCGATGCCTCGGGTACCAAAGAGGCTGCCGCAGCGGCCCACCAAGGGGCCCAGCCGCACCTTCTCCCCGGGCCTACTGGCCCGGTGTCTGAAGGGACTCTGCCTGACTCCGAGCCAGGGACACAGGCTGGCGATCTCCCCGAAGAGCCGGTGAAGTCCTTCTCCAAAACCCAGCGGCAGGCCGAGCCCGGGGAGCCGATATGCGTGGTGTGCGGGCGGTACGGCGAGTACGTGTGCGACGAGACGGACGAAGACGTGTGCAGCCTGGAGTGTAAAGCCAAGCACCTGCTGcaggtgaggggcgcggaggcgGTGTCCGAGCCGAGCCGCCCCCAGAAAGCGGGCTCTGAGCCGGCAGCGCCGGGCCTTGCCCCCTACGTCTACACCGAGCACGCCTTCGTCGCGCACCTTCGGGAGGACCAGATTGAGAACCTCAGGCGGCAGCTGGGGATCACGGTCCGAGGCCGAGGCGTCCCCAGGCCCATTGTTGACTTTGAGCACTGCGGCTTCCCCGAGGCCCTAAACCGCAACCTCAAGGCCTCCGGTTACGAGGTGCCCACCCCCATCCAGATGCAGATGATTCCGGTGGGCCTTCTGGGCAGAGACGTGCTGGCCAGCGCGGACACCGGCTCCGGAAAAACGGCCGCCTTCCTACTTCCAGTCATCGTGCGAGCTCTGTCTCAG AGCAAATCGCCGTCAGGGCTGGTCCTCACGCCCACGCGGGAGCTGGCCATCCAGATCGAGCGGCAAGCCAAGAAGCTGATGAGTGGCCTGCCCTGCCTGAGGACCGCGCTCCTGGTGGGAGGCCTGCCCGCGCCCCCCCAGCGGCACCGCCTGCGCCAGCGCATTCAG gtTATCATAGCAACTCCTGGGCGACTTCTGGATATAATAAAGCAGAGATCTGTAGAACTCGGCAGTATAAAAATTGTAGTAGTGGATGAA GCTGACACCATGTTGAAGATGGGCTTTCAGCAGCAAGTGCTTGACGTTCTGGAGCAGCTGCCTCACGACTGTCAGACCGTCCTGGCATCGGCCACGATCCCGGCCAGTGTAGAGCAGCTCGCCTGCCAGCTCCTGCGAGACCCCGTGGCGATCACCGCCGGGGAGAGGAACCTGCCCTGCCCCAGCGTGCGCCAGATCGTCCTGTGGGTGGAAGagccagccaaaaagaaaaaactgtttgaaatCTTGAAC GATAAGAAACTCTTTAAGCCTCCAGTGTTAGTTTTTGTGGACTGCAAGCTGGGAGCAGATCTGCTGAGCGAGGCCGTGCAGAAAATCACGGGTCTGAAGAGCACCTCTGTACACTCGGATAAGACTCAGATGGAGAGGAAGGACGTACTGAAG AGGTGGTGCAGCCACAGTATGGAAGAAGGTGTGAGAAGAAAGGGCCTGAATGACAGAAAACCACTCACGATACGCTCTGCATAA
- the DDX59 gene encoding probable ATP-dependent RNA helicase DDX59 isoform X3 — protein MFVPRSLKIKRNANDDSGNCVAKKVKAEAEDRGLDAGGDGLADASGTKEAAAAAHQGAQPHLLPGPTGPVSEGTLPDSEPGTQAGDLPEEPVKSFSKTQRQAEPGEPICVVCGRYGEYVCDETDEDVCSLECKAKHLLQVRGAEAVSEPSRPQKAGSEPAAPGLAPYVYTEHAFVAHLREDQIENLRRQLGITVRGRGVPRPIVDFEHCGFPEALNRNLKASGYEVPTPIQMQMIPVGLLGRDVLASADTGSGKTAAFLLPVIVRALSQSKSPSGLVLTPTRELAIQIERQAKKLMSGLPCLRTALLVGGLPAPPQRHRLRQRIQVIIATPGRLLDIIKQRSVELGSIKIVVVDEADTMLKMGFQQQVLDVLEQLPHDCQTVLASATIPASVEQLACQLLRDPVAITAGERNLPCPSVRQIVLWVEEPAKKKKLFEILNDKKLFKPPVLVFVDCKLGADLLSEAVQKITGLKSTSVHSDKTQMERKDVLKIGRVGRLGQHGTAITFINNNSKRLFWDIAKRVKPTGSLLPPQLLNSPYLHDQKRKEQQKDRQTQDDLVTGANLMDIIRKHDRSNAQK, from the exons ATGTTCGTTCCAAGATCCCTGAAAATCAAGCGGAACGCTAACGATGACAGTGGAAATTGTGTAGCCAAGAAAGTCAAAGCCGAGGCAGAAGACCGGGGGCTGGATGCAGGTGGGGACGGTCTTGCCGATGCCTCGGGTACCAAAGAGGCTGCCGCAGCGGCCCACCAAGGGGCCCAGCCGCACCTTCTCCCCGGGCCTACTGGCCCGGTGTCTGAAGGGACTCTGCCTGACTCCGAGCCAGGGACACAGGCTGGCGATCTCCCCGAAGAGCCGGTGAAGTCCTTCTCCAAAACCCAGCGGCAGGCCGAGCCCGGGGAGCCGATATGCGTGGTGTGCGGGCGGTACGGCGAGTACGTGTGCGACGAGACGGACGAAGACGTGTGCAGCCTGGAGTGTAAAGCCAAGCACCTGCTGcaggtgaggggcgcggaggcgGTGTCCGAGCCGAGCCGCCCCCAGAAAGCGGGCTCTGAGCCGGCAGCGCCGGGCCTTGCCCCCTACGTCTACACCGAGCACGCCTTCGTCGCGCACCTTCGGGAGGACCAGATTGAGAACCTCAGGCGGCAGCTGGGGATCACGGTCCGAGGCCGAGGCGTCCCCAGGCCCATTGTTGACTTTGAGCACTGCGGCTTCCCCGAGGCCCTAAACCGCAACCTCAAGGCCTCCGGTTACGAGGTGCCCACCCCCATCCAGATGCAGATGATTCCGGTGGGCCTTCTGGGCAGAGACGTGCTGGCCAGCGCGGACACCGGCTCCGGAAAAACGGCCGCCTTCCTACTTCCAGTCATCGTGCGAGCTCTGTCTCAG AGCAAATCGCCGTCAGGGCTGGTCCTCACGCCCACGCGGGAGCTGGCCATCCAGATCGAGCGGCAAGCCAAGAAGCTGATGAGTGGCCTGCCCTGCCTGAGGACCGCGCTCCTGGTGGGAGGCCTGCCCGCGCCCCCCCAGCGGCACCGCCTGCGCCAGCGCATTCAG gtTATCATAGCAACTCCTGGGCGACTTCTGGATATAATAAAGCAGAGATCTGTAGAACTCGGCAGTATAAAAATTGTAGTAGTGGATGAA GCTGACACCATGTTGAAGATGGGCTTTCAGCAGCAAGTGCTTGACGTTCTGGAGCAGCTGCCTCACGACTGTCAGACCGTCCTGGCATCGGCCACGATCCCGGCCAGTGTAGAGCAGCTCGCCTGCCAGCTCCTGCGAGACCCCGTGGCGATCACCGCCGGGGAGAGGAACCTGCCCTGCCCCAGCGTGCGCCAGATCGTCCTGTGGGTGGAAGagccagccaaaaagaaaaaactgtttgaaatCTTGAAC GATAAGAAACTCTTTAAGCCTCCAGTGTTAGTTTTTGTGGACTGCAAGCTGGGAGCAGATCTGCTGAGCGAGGCCGTGCAGAAAATCACGGGTCTGAAGAGCACCTCTGTACACTCGGATAAGACTCAGATGGAGAGGAAGGACGTACTGAAG ATTGGAAGAGTGGGGCGATTAGGTCAACATGGAACAGCGATCACGTTCATCAATAACAACTCGAAAAGACTCTTCTGGGACATTGCAAAACGTGTGAAACCCACAGGGTCCCTTCTCCCCCCACAGCTGTTAAATTCCCCTTACCTTCACGACCAGAAGAGAAAGGAACagcagaaagacagacagacacaggacGATCTGGTTACGGGGGCCAATCTTATGGACATTATTAGAAAGCACGATAGAAGTAATGCTCAGAAGTGA
- the DDX59 gene encoding probable ATP-dependent RNA helicase DDX59 isoform X5, which yields MFVPRSLKIKRNANDDSGNCVAKKVKAEAEDRGLDAGGDGLADASGTKEAAAAAHQGAQPHLLPGPTGPVSEGTLPDSEPGTQAGDLPEEPVKSFSKTQRQAEPGEPICVVCGRYGEYVCDETDEDVCSLECKAKHLLQVRGAEAVSEPSRPQKAGSEPAAPGLAPYVYTEHAFVAHLREDQIENLRRQLGITVRGRGVPRPIVDFEHCGFPEALNRNLKASGYEVPTPIQMQMIPVGLLGRDVLASADTGSGKTAAFLLPVIVRALSQADTMLKMGFQQQVLDVLEQLPHDCQTVLASATIPASVEQLACQLLRDPVAITAGERNLPCPSVRQIVLWVEEPAKKKKLFEILNDKKLFKPPVLVFVDCKLGADLLSEAVQKITGLKSTSVHSDKTQMERKDVLKGLLEGDYDVVVSTGVLGRGLDLVSVKLVVNFDMPSSMDEYVHQIGRVGRLGQHGTAITFINNNSKRLFWDIAKRVKPTGSLLPPQLLNSPYLHDQKRKEQQKDRQTQDDLVTGANLMDIIRKHDRSNAQK from the exons ATGTTCGTTCCAAGATCCCTGAAAATCAAGCGGAACGCTAACGATGACAGTGGAAATTGTGTAGCCAAGAAAGTCAAAGCCGAGGCAGAAGACCGGGGGCTGGATGCAGGTGGGGACGGTCTTGCCGATGCCTCGGGTACCAAAGAGGCTGCCGCAGCGGCCCACCAAGGGGCCCAGCCGCACCTTCTCCCCGGGCCTACTGGCCCGGTGTCTGAAGGGACTCTGCCTGACTCCGAGCCAGGGACACAGGCTGGCGATCTCCCCGAAGAGCCGGTGAAGTCCTTCTCCAAAACCCAGCGGCAGGCCGAGCCCGGGGAGCCGATATGCGTGGTGTGCGGGCGGTACGGCGAGTACGTGTGCGACGAGACGGACGAAGACGTGTGCAGCCTGGAGTGTAAAGCCAAGCACCTGCTGcaggtgaggggcgcggaggcgGTGTCCGAGCCGAGCCGCCCCCAGAAAGCGGGCTCTGAGCCGGCAGCGCCGGGCCTTGCCCCCTACGTCTACACCGAGCACGCCTTCGTCGCGCACCTTCGGGAGGACCAGATTGAGAACCTCAGGCGGCAGCTGGGGATCACGGTCCGAGGCCGAGGCGTCCCCAGGCCCATTGTTGACTTTGAGCACTGCGGCTTCCCCGAGGCCCTAAACCGCAACCTCAAGGCCTCCGGTTACGAGGTGCCCACCCCCATCCAGATGCAGATGATTCCGGTGGGCCTTCTGGGCAGAGACGTGCTGGCCAGCGCGGACACCGGCTCCGGAAAAACGGCCGCCTTCCTACTTCCAGTCATCGTGCGAGCTCTGTCTCAG GCTGACACCATGTTGAAGATGGGCTTTCAGCAGCAAGTGCTTGACGTTCTGGAGCAGCTGCCTCACGACTGTCAGACCGTCCTGGCATCGGCCACGATCCCGGCCAGTGTAGAGCAGCTCGCCTGCCAGCTCCTGCGAGACCCCGTGGCGATCACCGCCGGGGAGAGGAACCTGCCCTGCCCCAGCGTGCGCCAGATCGTCCTGTGGGTGGAAGagccagccaaaaagaaaaaactgtttgaaatCTTGAAC GATAAGAAACTCTTTAAGCCTCCAGTGTTAGTTTTTGTGGACTGCAAGCTGGGAGCAGATCTGCTGAGCGAGGCCGTGCAGAAAATCACGGGTCTGAAGAGCACCTCTGTACACTCGGATAAGACTCAGATGGAGAGGAAGGACGTACTGAAG GGGCTGCTCGAAGGAGACTATGACGTTGTGGTGAGCACAGGGGTCCTGGGAAGAGGCCTGGACTTGGTCAGTGTCAAGCTGGTTGTCAATTTCGACATGCCCTCCAGCATGGACGAGTACGTGCATCAG ATTGGAAGAGTGGGGCGATTAGGTCAACATGGAACAGCGATCACGTTCATCAATAACAACTCGAAAAGACTCTTCTGGGACATTGCAAAACGTGTGAAACCCACAGGGTCCCTTCTCCCCCCACAGCTGTTAAATTCCCCTTACCTTCACGACCAGAAGAGAAAGGAACagcagaaagacagacagacacaggacGATCTGGTTACGGGGGCCAATCTTATGGACATTATTAGAAAGCACGATAGAAGTAATGCTCAGAAGTGA
- the DDX59 gene encoding probable ATP-dependent RNA helicase DDX59 isoform X4, whose amino-acid sequence MFVPRSLKIKRNANDDSGNCVAKKVKAEAEDRGLDAGGDGLADASGTKEAAAAAHQGAQPHLLPGPTGPVSEGTLPDSEPGTQAGDLPEEPVKSFSKTQRQAEPGEPICVVCGRYGEYVCDETDEDVCSLECKAKHLLQVRGAEAVSEPSRPQKAGSEPAAPGLAPYVYTEHAFVAHLREDQIENLRRQLGITVRGRGVPRPIVDFEHCGFPEALNRNLKASGYEVPTPIQMQMIPVGLLGRDVLASADTGSGKTAAFLLPVIVRALSQVIIATPGRLLDIIKQRSVELGSIKIVVVDEADTMLKMGFQQQVLDVLEQLPHDCQTVLASATIPASVEQLACQLLRDPVAITAGERNLPCPSVRQIVLWVEEPAKKKKLFEILNDKKLFKPPVLVFVDCKLGADLLSEAVQKITGLKSTSVHSDKTQMERKDVLKGLLEGDYDVVVSTGVLGRGLDLVSVKLVVNFDMPSSMDEYVHQIGRVGRLGQHGTAITFINNNSKRLFWDIAKRVKPTGSLLPPQLLNSPYLHDQKRKEQQKDRQTQDDLVTGANLMDIIRKHDRSNAQK is encoded by the exons ATGTTCGTTCCAAGATCCCTGAAAATCAAGCGGAACGCTAACGATGACAGTGGAAATTGTGTAGCCAAGAAAGTCAAAGCCGAGGCAGAAGACCGGGGGCTGGATGCAGGTGGGGACGGTCTTGCCGATGCCTCGGGTACCAAAGAGGCTGCCGCAGCGGCCCACCAAGGGGCCCAGCCGCACCTTCTCCCCGGGCCTACTGGCCCGGTGTCTGAAGGGACTCTGCCTGACTCCGAGCCAGGGACACAGGCTGGCGATCTCCCCGAAGAGCCGGTGAAGTCCTTCTCCAAAACCCAGCGGCAGGCCGAGCCCGGGGAGCCGATATGCGTGGTGTGCGGGCGGTACGGCGAGTACGTGTGCGACGAGACGGACGAAGACGTGTGCAGCCTGGAGTGTAAAGCCAAGCACCTGCTGcaggtgaggggcgcggaggcgGTGTCCGAGCCGAGCCGCCCCCAGAAAGCGGGCTCTGAGCCGGCAGCGCCGGGCCTTGCCCCCTACGTCTACACCGAGCACGCCTTCGTCGCGCACCTTCGGGAGGACCAGATTGAGAACCTCAGGCGGCAGCTGGGGATCACGGTCCGAGGCCGAGGCGTCCCCAGGCCCATTGTTGACTTTGAGCACTGCGGCTTCCCCGAGGCCCTAAACCGCAACCTCAAGGCCTCCGGTTACGAGGTGCCCACCCCCATCCAGATGCAGATGATTCCGGTGGGCCTTCTGGGCAGAGACGTGCTGGCCAGCGCGGACACCGGCTCCGGAAAAACGGCCGCCTTCCTACTTCCAGTCATCGTGCGAGCTCTGTCTCAG gtTATCATAGCAACTCCTGGGCGACTTCTGGATATAATAAAGCAGAGATCTGTAGAACTCGGCAGTATAAAAATTGTAGTAGTGGATGAA GCTGACACCATGTTGAAGATGGGCTTTCAGCAGCAAGTGCTTGACGTTCTGGAGCAGCTGCCTCACGACTGTCAGACCGTCCTGGCATCGGCCACGATCCCGGCCAGTGTAGAGCAGCTCGCCTGCCAGCTCCTGCGAGACCCCGTGGCGATCACCGCCGGGGAGAGGAACCTGCCCTGCCCCAGCGTGCGCCAGATCGTCCTGTGGGTGGAAGagccagccaaaaagaaaaaactgtttgaaatCTTGAAC GATAAGAAACTCTTTAAGCCTCCAGTGTTAGTTTTTGTGGACTGCAAGCTGGGAGCAGATCTGCTGAGCGAGGCCGTGCAGAAAATCACGGGTCTGAAGAGCACCTCTGTACACTCGGATAAGACTCAGATGGAGAGGAAGGACGTACTGAAG GGGCTGCTCGAAGGAGACTATGACGTTGTGGTGAGCACAGGGGTCCTGGGAAGAGGCCTGGACTTGGTCAGTGTCAAGCTGGTTGTCAATTTCGACATGCCCTCCAGCATGGACGAGTACGTGCATCAG ATTGGAAGAGTGGGGCGATTAGGTCAACATGGAACAGCGATCACGTTCATCAATAACAACTCGAAAAGACTCTTCTGGGACATTGCAAAACGTGTGAAACCCACAGGGTCCCTTCTCCCCCCACAGCTGTTAAATTCCCCTTACCTTCACGACCAGAAGAGAAAGGAACagcagaaagacagacagacacaggacGATCTGGTTACGGGGGCCAATCTTATGGACATTATTAGAAAGCACGATAGAAGTAATGCTCAGAAGTGA